Proteins found in one Sporosarcina sp. FSL K6-3457 genomic segment:
- the recN gene encoding DNA repair protein RecN, with protein sequence MLSEISIKNFAIIESLDITFDEGLTVLTGETGAGKSIIIDAVQLLAGGRGSQEFIRHGAVKAELEGLFTIAEQAHPVIEKLAELGIDVEEGHIILRRDLNANGKTVCRVNGKLVTIAVLREIGSQLIDIHGQHENQELMHERSHIHLLNHFAGDKLTRAFDNYSDLYERYRKLKRKLETADENEQQVAQRIDLYSFQLKEIDAAALVIGEEDELEAEKQKLQNFNRLYERLNTAYLSISGDTHALDWVGSAMSDIEDAASVDKTLKPHAETVATSFYSLQDTAHELKSILDDMEFDPARLEVVEDRLALHTSLKRKYGKTIEDILLYRDKIADDLENLLSRDERLAAQQEKMEQLLQDLEIEAGELSIIRQATSSQLQQAIMEQLQQLHMGKASFKVDISRKAAGVFDSNGYDNVVFLISTNVGEPLKPLVKVASGGELSRIMLALKTIFSKHQGITSLIFDEVDTGVSGRVAQAIAEKIAMISMHSQVLCISHLPQVAAMADHHCLIKKEVEDDRTRTAIHDVVESERTQELSRMLSGAEITPLTLKHAEELLTLAEERKKSFR encoded by the coding sequence TTGTTGAGTGAAATCTCCATTAAAAACTTTGCAATTATTGAAAGTCTTGACATTACCTTTGATGAAGGTCTAACGGTCTTGACTGGAGAAACAGGAGCTGGAAAATCGATTATTATCGATGCGGTTCAGTTATTAGCCGGTGGCAGAGGCTCTCAAGAATTTATCCGACATGGTGCAGTAAAAGCTGAATTAGAAGGTCTGTTCACGATTGCGGAACAAGCCCATCCTGTCATTGAAAAATTGGCTGAGCTGGGCATTGATGTAGAAGAGGGTCATATCATTCTGCGACGTGATTTAAATGCGAATGGTAAAACAGTTTGTCGTGTCAATGGCAAACTTGTGACGATCGCTGTTTTGAGGGAAATCGGTTCTCAACTGATAGATATTCATGGGCAGCATGAAAATCAAGAACTGATGCACGAAAGAAGTCACATCCATTTACTGAACCATTTTGCTGGTGACAAACTGACACGGGCGTTTGATAACTATTCCGATCTTTATGAACGTTACCGGAAGCTGAAGCGTAAACTCGAAACTGCTGATGAAAACGAGCAACAAGTGGCTCAGCGCATCGATTTGTATTCATTCCAATTGAAAGAAATTGATGCAGCTGCGCTTGTCATTGGGGAGGAAGACGAGCTAGAAGCAGAAAAACAAAAGTTGCAAAATTTCAATCGTCTCTATGAGCGCTTGAATACAGCCTATCTGTCCATCAGTGGGGATACGCATGCGCTGGATTGGGTCGGCTCAGCTATGAGTGATATTGAAGATGCAGCCTCTGTCGATAAAACCTTGAAACCGCATGCGGAAACTGTTGCGACGAGCTTTTATTCGTTGCAAGATACTGCACATGAACTGAAAAGTATATTGGATGATATGGAATTTGATCCGGCAAGACTGGAAGTGGTAGAAGATCGGCTTGCCCTCCATACTTCGCTCAAAAGGAAATATGGCAAAACGATTGAGGATATTTTATTGTATCGCGACAAAATTGCGGATGATCTTGAAAATTTACTCAGTCGGGATGAAAGACTAGCTGCTCAACAAGAAAAAATGGAGCAATTATTGCAGGACTTGGAAATTGAAGCGGGTGAGTTATCAATTATTCGTCAAGCGACATCTAGTCAATTACAACAGGCGATTATGGAACAATTGCAACAGCTACATATGGGAAAAGCATCATTTAAAGTGGATATCAGTCGAAAAGCGGCAGGTGTTTTCGATTCAAATGGTTATGATAATGTGGTGTTCCTCATTTCAACAAATGTCGGGGAACCATTAAAACCACTCGTCAAAGTTGCCTCAGGTGGAGAACTTTCCCGTATAATGTTGGCACTCAAAACGATTTTTTCAAAGCACCAAGGCATCACTTCGCTAATTTTTGATGAAGTCGATACGGGAGTGAGTGGTAGGGTAGCGCAAGCTATCGCCGAGAAAATAGCGATGATTTCCATGCATTCCCAGGTGTTGTGTATTTCCCATTTACCGCAAGTCGCAGCAATGGCGGATCATCATTGTCTCATTAAAAAAGAAGTGGAAGATGACAGAACACGTACAGCCATTCATGATGTTGTTGAATCAGAAAGAACACAAGAGCTATCCCGAATGCTGTCAGGCGCTGAAATTACACCACTGACATTAAAACATGCTGAAGAATTATTGACGTTAGCAGAAGAGCGAAAAAAATCATTTCGTTAA
- the ahrC gene encoding transcriptional regulator AhrC/ArgR, with the protein MNKGHRHIRIRDIISNFEVETQDQLVDSLKDAGVAVTQATVSRDIKEMHLIKVPLPDGRYKYSLPAVHSHNTEQKLNRMLTDAFVSIDGAGHFIILKTLPGNAQAVGSLIDHLGWDEMLGTICGDDTCLIICRDESLTMVVKEKLLAML; encoded by the coding sequence ATGAATAAAGGGCATAGACATATTCGGATTCGGGATATTATCTCAAATTTTGAAGTAGAAACACAAGATCAGCTTGTGGACAGTTTAAAAGATGCAGGAGTAGCGGTGACACAAGCGACTGTTTCGCGGGATATTAAAGAAATGCATCTCATTAAAGTTCCATTACCAGATGGTCGCTATAAATATAGCCTTCCTGCCGTACATAGCCATAACACGGAGCAAAAGCTCAATCGCATGCTGACAGATGCCTTCGTGAGTATCGATGGAGCGGGGCATTTTATCATTTTGAAAACGCTTCCTGGCAATGCACAAGCCGTTGGGTCTTTAATTGACCATCTTGGATGGGACGAGATGCTTGGAACGATCTGTGGCGACGATACATGCCTTATCATTTGTCGGGATGAATCGCTGACAATGGTTGTCAAAGAAAAATTACTTGCGATGCTGTAA